The genomic segment gcagtgtgttattgaaaacaaaagagaccttgccctgcgcgatttagcgcagggaaagggagagcatcggagcatgagatgctccgatgctagcctcaggggggctgcctgggtgaaaataagggtatgtccgggttcagctctgaacccggacatcccctttaaatgtgAAATACATTCAATGGTTTCATTAAACAGATTTTCCAGGTTCACAAGATTGATGGCCTATCTATCCCATTCACGTGAACAGGACAATGCGACAATACCCTGTGCAGCCGATCCTAAGTAGAGAGCATGCAGTGAAATCAAGCGATGTAGCCCCTTCAAACAGATAAACGTAGGGGGTGTAAAGGGTCAaatcccaccgatctgatattgatgggctataatgaggataggccatcaatattgtaaACCCAGAAATCCCTTTGATCCTCCTTATTAACAGAATTATCTAAGGATAAAGAAGACCTAACCAGAtatctaagggtgcattcacacgactgtataaatggatccgcatccgttccgcaaaacacgaccgtgtgctgtccgcattcgttgttccgcggacaagaataggtattctcTATATAGCGCAGGCCATGTAcaggccgcaaattgcggaacgccaaacatatatggtcgtgtgaatgtagccttaggatccattcacacgtccgtatgtgttttgtggactgcacatcgccggcactctcatagaaaatgccttttcttgtccgcaattgcggacaagaataggacacgttttatttttttgctgaacggaagtgcagatccggaagtgcagcacattccggccccattgaaaatgaatgggtccgcacctgttccgtaaaattgcggaacggaagcggacccattttgcggacgtgtgaatggaccctaggaAAGACATTTCTGATCTGACAGCTATGTAGCTTCAGATTTTGGTAATCTTAGTCCATTATACTATATCTGTCACACATGAGTTTGATGTGGCTTTACATAGGCAAGACACCCAAGTAATGACATAGCAAACTTCCAAGTGTGAATTAGTTTACCTCTGCCATCCTTTGGTCCTCGTCGAGTGGAACAAATTTGTCATGCATGCCATGCACCAGCAGGACTGGGACGGTTAATTCTGCATGGTAAACCTCATCTCCCTCCGGCCAGTACTGTCCGCTCATCATGGCTCTTAGTACAAAGGATGACACATTGAAGGCATTACCCTCTCGTAAGAGCTGTTTCTCTTTGGCACCTTGTCGAGCAAAGCCGGCCCTATCATGAGAGAGAGAATTCATTCTTGTATTTATTATAGTATTTTATAGTCTTTTTTTGCATGAGCATTTTCAGTTTCATCAAGATGGCATTTTCCAAAAACAATATACGGTACTCATCTTACAAAaacagtggcccagatttactaatcctataaatGGCGTAAACAGACTTTCCACACCTGCACCAGAATTATCACATGGGCTCAGGCTGAACGATATATGTGGTGCAGGGACAGAAACTTTTGAAAACTATTCGTTGGCATACTTTCAGATAGAATTTTACACCAGAAATGTGGTGCCGCCACCTcgacataacttcggcggatccactgaCAACGCAAGGGCTTATtaggaccggtgtctaaaacgctggccttattaaatgaccccctctgtacAAAGCTAGTCCTGCTTGTGTGTGAGAAACGGACACAACTGAATCCAGTCTATGTAAAGctttgtgagctaaacagcccggactgcaGACATCAGTAGGCGGATTGGCTattgaccctacagggaaatcacCAGGTGGGCCTATGTCCAGGGGaccaccagccaggtacataacatAGAagaatcaggtacttatgcacttggccagtggccacaggtgCCCTTCTTTATCACTGTCCTCAGAATTGAGATACAGTTAAATACTGTGGCAGGGgtgtcagtattttgtgctgcactaaggtattgctggccctgcttgTCCTTGCCTACATGTCCTGCCCCGCATTCTGTCAATCTGAACATTCCTATAACATGGGgccaattttagatttttttccagggccagaaTGGAAGCTGTAGCACATGCATAGGTTTAAAGCAAAGAAAATACTGATACATGTGCTATTATAGTTGGTCATTCAGGTGCCTCTGTCATTGTCTGTATTCTGCTTTTTTTTGCTGAAGCTAAAGAATGCAGTAATATACACATTCCCACTTCTGTCTATGATATTGAAGaacatctacagggtgggccatttatatggatacaccttaataaaatgggaatggttggtgatattaacttccacattttttctttgcagtatatattggaggcgtggcgatctccatgcagtcatgcacacctgaccagtcaatctgtcctggaggctggttttaaagtcagtataaaactgagtctgcttatatagaacctaccattagccatctggctccaggagaagtatatggtgggttcagcatgcatgttggtacttgcatccctggatccgatgaaagctgtaatggcaccggacggggttacaagcaaagtgtacttggcttgcatgctgacctgcattccctggattttatgtggctgtcatggcccatgaacaggtaggaacaagagttagggaccactcaattgagacgaccttgacgcggtgagtggcttactatgctttggccaaaatataaaccaatgtctcatccagcatggagggcagagtgctggatgcagtgtgcgatcacatttgcattctccgtttgatattaacttcctgtttgtggcacattagtatatgtgagggggaaaacttttcaagatgggtggtgaccatggcggccattttgaagtcggccattttgaatccaactttggttttttcaatgggaagagggtcatgtgacacatcaaacttattgggaatttcacaagaaaaacaatggtgtgcttggttttaacgtaactttattctttcatgagttatttacaagtttctgaccacttataaaatgtgttcaatgtgctgcccattgtgttggattgtcaatgcaaccctcttctcccactcttcacacactgatagcaacaccgcaggagaaatgctagcacaggcttccagtatccgtagacaattgccttcagatgaccccaaagataaaagtctaagggggtcagatcgggagaccttgggggccattgaactggcccacgacgaccaatccactttccaggaaactgttcatctaggaatgctcggacctgacacccataatgtggtggtgcaccatcttgctggaaaaactcagggaacgtgccagcttcagtgcataaagagggaaacacatcatcatgtagcaatttcgcatatccagtggccttgaggtttccattgatgaagaatggccccactatctttataTCTTCACtatctgtgaagatacaagatgtgcagcacctgaaactacggatactggaagcctgtgctagcatttctcctgcggtgttgctatcagtgtgtgaagagtgggagaagagggttgcattgacaatccaacacaatgggcagcacattgaacacattttataagtggtcagaaacttgtaaataactcatgaaagaataaagttacgttaaaaccaagcacaccattgtttttcttgtgaaattcccaataaatttgatgtgtcacatgaccctcttcctattgaaaaaacaaaagttggattcaaaatggccgacttcaaaatggccaccatggtcaccacccatcttgaaaaatttcccccctcacatatactaatgtgccacaaacaggaagttaatatcaccaaccattcccattttattaaggtgtatccatataaatggcccaccctgtacattgcaAGTACCTGAAAATAAAGATTATCCAATATGGCAAGGAGCTAAGCAAATCAGAGGTAGTAGCAGGTAGTAAATGATAAAAGTAAACTCACTTGAGGAAGCTCCACGCAAGGCAAGGAGACAGACAGTGCAACACACACGTGGGCATGTTGAAGATAGAGCAGAGGCTTGGTTCCAGAGCTGTAGGACCACCACCATTAATCATGACCACCTTGTGGACCAAATCAGGGAACTCATGGGCCAAGAATGTGCAAAAGGAGACTCTGTAAACAAAAAACAATAGGAAAGAAAAATGTTAAAGTATTACAACATGCAATAATATCTGAATGCAATGAAATGAATGTAAATCACATAACACCAGTGGCATAAGGGAAACATAGTATAAAAATACTGTAGTTATACACTACAATGGTAGAAAACACATGCTTATCATGTGCATCATGGCAGTAAATACATTGACTGATCCCTTTCACATCTTTAGGCTTGTTTTCCTTTCTTTTGGATACATGCCCATCATTCTCTACCCATGATTCATTCTCATTACTCTACTGTATATGAGTAGTATCCAACAAACAAGAATGAACTATCACAGATGTACAGTACACCATGTCATCATTCCATTGGCACTGTACAATAACTGTAAAATACAACGTTGTTAGTAATGGGCAATACCATGTGGCTGCCGctgtttttaaagaggacctgtcaccacccctgacatgcctgttttaatagcttcatgcattccccatgtaataacaattctggagcatctagtcttatggctctatgttgtgccattcctttattatttctactagaagttatgaatgaattgctagcagtctgcagtaaggggacagaggggaggtaaccagttgggggggtgtacctgaacagtctgacaatggcagcactgattggatagagtgagtctgtgaatgtacacccccccccttccccccaactggttaccacccctctgtacccttactgcagactgctggcaattcattcataacttctagtagaaataataaagaaatggcacaacatacagtagagtcataagactagatgctccagaattgttattatgtgGGGAAGGCATGTAGTTATTAATACAGGCATGCCAggaatggtgaaaggtcctctttaatgaccaAGATAATTTAAGGGTACAACACTGAAGGTCAATTTACGCTGCAGATTTTTCTTCAGCAGTGTGTGATTTGCTTAAATTTTATCCACTTAGCAGGTACTAATAAGATGCAGATTACAGCATGCAAATCCCTGGTTGTAAGTCTGCAATATGTTGGtaccctaaggctggtttcacacgggcgttgcgggaaaaggtgcgggtgcgttgcgggaacatgcacgatttttccgcgcgagtgcaaaacattctaatgcgttttgcactcgcgtgagaaaaatcgcgcatgtttggtacccaaacccgaacttcttcacagaagttcgggcttgggatcggtgttctgtagattgtattattttcccttataacatggttataagggaaaataatagcattctgaatacagaatgctaagtaaaatagggctggaggggttaaaaaaatatatatatttttaactcaccttaatccacttgttcgcgcagccagcatctcttctgtctttaactgtgagcaataggacctttgatgtcactgcgttcatcacatgatccatcaccatgatgatggatcatgtgatgagcgtagtgacgtcatcaaaggtcctattgctcacagttaaagacagaagagatgccggctgcgcgaacaagcggattaaggtgagtttaaaaaaattctttttatttttaacccctccagccctattttacttagcattctgtattcagaatgctattattttcccttataaccatgttataaggggaaataataatgatcgggtccccatcccgatcgtcacctagcaaccgtgtgtgaaaatcgcaccgcatccgcacttgcttgcggatgcttgcgatttttcacgcaaccccattcacttctatggggcctgcgttgcgtgaaaaacgcagaatatagaacatgctgcaattttcacgcaacgcacaagtgatgtgtgaaaatcaccgctcgtgtgcacagccccatagaaatgaatgggtcatgattcagtgcgggtgcaatgcgttcaactcacgcatcgcatccgcgcggaatacttgcccgtgtgaaaggggcctgttcgcgcagccggcatctcttctgtctttaactgtgagcaataggacctttgatgatgtcactacgctcatcacatgatccatcaccatggtgatggatcatgtgatggaccatgtgattaacgcagtgacatcatcaaaggtcctattgctcacagttaaagacagaagagatgccggctgcgcgaacaagtggattaaggtgagttaaaaaattattattttttttttaacccctccagccgtattttactttgcattctgtattcagaatgctattattttcccttataaccatgttataagagaaaataatacaatctacagaacactgatcccaagcccgaacttctgtgaagaagttcgggtttgggtaccaaacatgcacgatttttctcacgcgcgtgcaaaacgcattaccatgttttgcactcgcgcggaaaaatcgcgcatgttcctgcaatgcacccgcaccttttcccgcaacgcccgtgtgaaaccagccttagcctcaaagggcatctgtcagcagatatgtaccaatgacactggctgacctgttgcatgtgggcttgacagctgaagacatctgtattgtcccatgttcatatgtgtctgcgttgctgaaaaaaaaaatgttttaatatatatacaaatgagcctctaaaagCATTGGGGGTGTTgatgttactcctagaggctctgattTCTCTGGAACTGTCACACCCTCTTGgatcgacagggccaggcagtgaaaacatcagcacacctgacttctcctaaagtaaATCAAAgtaagaacatgggaccaacacagcggccaagcgcacatgcaacaggtctgtcagtttcataggtacagatgCCCTTAACCCCGGcagggttttttgtttttgcgttttcatttttcactcccagggacataacttttttatttttccgttcacatagagcCGTATGAGGACtcgttttttgagggacaagttgtaatttctaatgccATCAATTAATATTgaatacaatgtagtggggagctggaaataAATTTCAaaaggggtgaaattggaaaaaaaaaacacaattccggcacagttttatgggttttgtttttacggtattCCCTAtgcgtaaaactgacctgttactttcattatccgggtcagtacgattacggcgataccacatttgtatagtttttcttgcgttttaatactgaaaaaaaaaaaaaccttcaaagatcaccatattctgacccctataacttttttgtagttatggagtatggagctgtgtgggggctcatttttgcgtggcgatctgtacttttcattgataccattttagggTGGGTATGACTTTATGATCAAAACAGCGAATCGTCCATTTTGACTTTTCTTTCCAtttcgccatttgccgtatgggataaatctttttatattttaataatatgggAGCTTTTGCATGTAGCGATACGATCCatgatattaatttttttattgtttatgtgggGTTTTTTTTATAGTGAGGAAagtggggtgatttgaatttttataacattttatttttatatttaaaaaataaaatttcacactttttatagttcccatagggaactttaACAACCAATCATCATATTGTGTCTCTCATAGACCCCAAAGGATTAGCATTGGACTCTATGAGGATTAcattatgttcctatggagccctgccacaggcagggtcCCCATAGGAACTTATGTGCGGCAGCCTCAGATCATTCAGGAGGAACAAGACTACCGCACTCACCATCCAGCCCCCCAATCCCTGCTAGGGAGAGTTGGTACACACCCGTAAGTGCGCTATTCTGGATTTTTTCCctcccagatgctgtggtcacgttTAATCACggaatctaaggggttaaacgtaTGTGATCAACATTATCGTCAATTGCAtacattagccccaggtgtctgctgtctaaaaaaaaaaatctttaaacacCCAccctgtgccgtacatgtacggctctgggagggaaggggttaaaggggttctgcagtttgttaaaactgatgatctatcctctggatagatcatcagcatctgatcggcaggggtccattcaagtgaacagagcttagccccgcccaggccagtgatactagtcgtgacgtcactgggcctgcggtaaacagtgagaaggccgcggcgctgctggagtgccgctgctggagcgccgctgccttctcaaacagctgattggcgggggtcccgggtgtcggacccccgccgatcagatgctgattatctatctagaggacagatcatcagtttaaacaaactgcagaacccctttaatgtgcagGCATGAAACAGTTGTTTCATTcattactgatttttttttttaaacgtctaTTTTTTAAAACACATTGGGGAAATTTACTAATCCTGTTTAATAGTTAGACTTGGTGATGATTGTAGTGcacctttagactgtctagtctagtTTTATACCAGGTATTGGTTGGTTTACTATGCATCAGAATTTTGCGCCAATATTCTGGCACAAAATGGTGAACCTTAAGTCATGCCCCTTGCCCCACGAAGACACAAAGCCTCAACTGACGAAGTACAGTGGATGATTCTTTTTGGCTTATTTTCCTTATAAATAACAAACAGCAAACAGCCACAATAGTAAATGCTAAAGCCACAACAATTAATCAGGGCCATTATGGTTTTTGCATGAAAAGTACACTTATTTCTTACCCCAAAGTAGTTTCTAATTGTGCATTAAACACCATTTATTCTGatatataaggcccctttcacacgggcgagaattccgtgcgggtgcaatgcgtgaagtgaatgcattgcacccgcactgaatccggacccattcacttcaatggggctgtgcacatgagcggtgattttcacgcatcacttgtgcgttgcgtgaaaatcgcagcatgttctatattctgcgtttttcacgcaacgcaggccccatagaaatgaatggggatgcgtgaaaatcgcatagcatccgcaagcaagtgcggatgcaatgcgattttcacgcatggttgctaggagatgatgttagtaaattgataaaagtcaatttcctgtattattttcccatcttcattcagcaggacctgcgctgacgtcaccgcgctcagattacatcatcaaaggtccttttgcaggtcctgaaagaagaagaaagactatgccggctgcgcgaagaagaggatgaggtgagttaattttttaatttttttacccctcaagccacattttagtaagcattctgtattaagaatgctattattttcctttataaccatgttataagggaaaataataaaatgaatagaacacctaacccaaacccgaacttcagtgaagaagtccgggtttgggtctgggtaccacaatcagttttttctcacgcgcatgcaaaacgcattgcactcgtgcggaaaaaactgagcaGAGCAAtgcaacacaatcgcagtcaaaactgactgcaattgcgtaggcACTCGCAcgtttttccctgatcgcagctgcaacgcatccggacctaatccagacaagctcgtctgcaaggggcctaacttgCCCTATTGAGAGTGATTCCTTCACAGCTTATTACTATAGATAAAGATTAATAGGGGAGGTATATTTTTtatgattcatttttttttttgctattttcctACAACATATGTGAAAACACTTTTGGAAGACATGATTACTACAGTATATATTTACACCACCCACTGTGTAATACTTAATTCACCTGTGGAGGCGCTGCAGCAAAACTGAACACCTACTCCAAGTTCCCCACATTTTATAGTTGATTGCTAGgcgatccagcaggttcacacaCCTTGTAATTAGCTTATTATAAAGAGATACTTCTAACCAGTGCGGATCAATGTGGGAAATATctgtaaagggaatgtgtcatccgaAAAtgtcctattgtttaaatcaatggGGTaattggcttagttgtccatagcaaccaatcagattccaccaatgaaaggtggaatatgattggttgctatggggaactaagccagttctactttacaccagtttgataaatcaccccacaagtttttatgttcatcatatttttttcaaaaacattGGTGatgttttaattttccatgtcactacctATATTTAATGAACCTAaactcctgcagttttcacactggccactaagcctaataatcagcgccactttttggtctgtacagatcactttactgcacttatctgcttatcattacagacaggattagaatgaTAGATATCATCTATATAGATAAGAAGATCTACCATTCATAGTAGATGATATCACAGTTTATctcctccctcctgacctctgcacaggtgacagagcatgcctagaaaactctcccatagatgtcaatgaggtcccctcctgttcattgtgtctatggtccatggTGGCTGCAGTAAAGCATGTCTCTAAATGATGTTAAGAACAGCGCAGGCAAGATGACTGACCCCATAATCATCTTCAAGAAAGGATTaggaaaaaaggatatgtgtagcTATCAGGTTTTAACTGGCAGGAAAAACTTTCGATGACACATTCCCCAAACTGTGACTGAAAATAAGAGCTGTGCTTGGCTTAGTTAGCAGAGGTTTGCTAGATCTAGCAGCAGGGAGCTATGGAGGTAATTTACGATAGctctatgccagttttctggtgtacaaaAGTTGCACATTGTGTCAAAAGGGCCGTTTGCTACAAAATTAGCAactttttagctttttctgaCACTCTTTCCACTTTTCAAAAAAGTGGGGAGGGCATGGATGGGAAGAGGTGGACCATGGGTGGTCCTCCACAGCTGACACATTTCATAACATGTGCTCCAGCAACTGGCTCACATTACACCAGAGATCTATTACAGCTGGAGTAAATTTCAGTTCTGTGACACGGACAACAGGAGATGCAACAAATTTAAGGCGTGTGCCTTTAGTTGGATCTTCCTCTGGCAGGGTTTTTACTAAGAATGGCGAGTGAAATGCCAGTTTTAGCAAAGAAAACTATGTATCTGAAAAGGCAGAAATGAATTCCTACCGGGTGTCATGATTCTTCATGCTACCGTGTTTCCGATGGAAGTAGCTTAGAAAACTAAGTGATGTCAAAAGACAGTGTGCTGTCAGTAAGAACCCCAATTATGGTGAAATAACATACGgtatgttttgcaaaaaaaattaaatctaagCATGTATTTTTGTTTATTAACTTACCCATACGAATGTCCCACCAAGATATTTCGTTTCTTGCCGTAGCGCTTGAACACACATCTCATGTCCTCAGCAAGGGCATAAAAGGTGTAAGCAGCACCTATTTGTGGAGCTGCACTTGAGCCATGCCCCACCAAATCTGGTGCTACAACTTCATACCCAAGTTTTGAGAAAAAATCCAGTTGTTCTTTCCAAATGTCAAGAGAACCTCCAACACCATGAATGAAGAACAGGACTACATCAGAATGGGTGCCTTTGCAGCTAGTAACACGCCTTTGACAGTCAACCTGCAGAACTTTTTTCGGCTTACGTTTTCTGCGCCTCCCAGGTGGTAAATCACTCTCCTTTCCTCCAGCACTCTCATTACCTGTGCTGGTATAATCTGAAAGCTCGACTTCCAATGTACCTGCAGGTTCAGTATTCCCATTGCGGCAATGCAAGATTTCAGAACGAAGAGTGGCACCAAGATTTTCTATCACAAGCTGTCCATTGCGATAGACAGTTATTCGACGCTTGCAGTGGATCAGTCCTCGGCCTGAATTTTTCACATCCTCTATTTCCTCGCCTTCCTCTCCACCTCCAGATCGAGAAGGCAGTATGTGTCGTATTCTTAAAATTCGGCCTGGCTTCACCTCGAGAAAATCGAAGCCATCGCTGGTTTCTGAAGTGTCCGAAGGACCCACAGAATTTGGGGTTTTGCCTGTCAGGCAGTACATTATCCGTTCTGCTATGCTGGTCAACATGGTGTGTCCTAAAATTAAAAAAGGAAGGCATTAGCAGGGAACTAGGGAGCTCTTCTAGTGACAATCACAGGATTTGGAATTGTATAAGACACAATAGTTGTTTCTGGAACTGCAAGGATCTTAATATTTAATTTCATAATACAAATTATTAGGAAAATAATGTGGTTAGAACTGCTGCCTGGTTACAGCTGGGGTATTCAAAATTTGACCAACGACAAAAACTgtatgttttccctgtgtttgtgtggtttACTCTAGATATTCTAGTTTCATACTAGACTTTTAAAAAACCTACTGGTGGGTTAGCTGGCTTCCTATGAGACTGTCCCTAGTATATGTTCATGTCTAAGAGTAAAATTAGAATATGAGGGACTGACTTAAAAATAAGAACTAGAAGTGCATCCACCATCTGTTTGACTATAGAGGAACTACTCATGACGTAACAATAAAATGAGGGTCCTCTTTCTTACTCACAACCATTTTGATGGCATCTACCTGACCATTGCAGAAAAAAACTAAGTCTACATAGGGACTGCACGGGACATTCAGTTGTAGTTGTAGATGGTGGACAGATCAAGTCGTGTCTGACATATAGGGGGTCATGTATTAAACAGAAacacgcctaaattaggcatatttctggtgcagattgcggtgAAAAGAttgagacttctccccgctcacgtcaGGTCAAAAAAGTTGGCATGGCGTGGGCGGGAAAGGGGACGGGTCGATAgtcctgtctcatttaccattttctacacctgttttaggggtagaaaatggtctaaatgtaagacagctaggaacccgtcttacatttagaagcggcggtggatctgctgatctgctgaagttatgtagaggcctgcacccCTTCATAACTCCAGCAGGTATAGGACAATAGTTTTAGTGATTTGCATAGAAATAAATGTCCTACCAATGTCAGACCAGGGACGGTTCACATCATATTGGAAGACTGCTATCTGTAAACATACCTTGGTGCAATCTTTCACAATCATTGTAATGATCAGTTAGTATGTAAATCCAGTGACATGTAACAATAATTTGTTAGTAGGAAAAAAGGAAAGCTTCAGCATCCAGTAAAAATTCAAACAGCCATATTTTATTGAAAGTCCATAAAATCCACCCAATCCATTATGGTACATGTGGCTTACTTAACTTCGTACATGTTTCAGGCATATACTCCCCTTAGGCATTCCCTAACATGATGGACTTTGGATGTTTTAATTTTCTACTAGATGCTGgggctttcttttttttatgttgcCATACAAATTAGTGCATATGGATTACAGACAAGTGAGCTGGATTACTGTTTGATTTAAGAATTGTTAGTGATATGGCCAGAAAAGCCTACTGTTATAGTTATGCATTTACTATTACCAACATAAACCTGAAGACTTATGATTTATAACAAAATATATACTGGTATATATTTgaagaaaatactccttcttGATATTTGCAAGAATGGGAACACTTTTTCAATATTGGCATGGCTAAGATATGACTTCACTGTGGTATGAGTTAGGGTCCCACTGATGAAACTCCCACCAAACATCAGAATGAATAAGCTAAAATACAACTTAAAggagttttttttccatttagacATTCATAGTATATGCACAGGGTGGAGAGAACCATGTATGCAACCTCCACATTCCTG from the Bufo bufo chromosome 2, aBufBuf1.1, whole genome shotgun sequence genome contains:
- the ABHD8 gene encoding protein ABHD8 → MLTSIAERIMYCLTGKTPNSVGPSDTSETSDGFDFLEVKPGRILRIRHILPSRSGGGEEGEEIEDVKNSGRGLIHCKRRITVYRNGQLVIENLGATLRSEILHCRNGNTEPAGTLEVELSDYTSTGNESAGGKESDLPPGRRRKRKPKKVLQVDCQRRVTSCKGTHSDVVLFFIHGVGGSLDIWKEQLDFFSKLGYEVVAPDLVGHGSSAAPQIGAAYTFYALAEDMRCVFKRYGKKRNILVGHSYGVSFCTFLAHEFPDLVHKVVMINGGGPTALEPSLCSIFNMPTCVLHCLSPCLAWSFLKAGFARQGAKEKQLLREGNAFNVSSFVLRAMMSGQYWPEGDEVYHAELTVPVLLVHGMHDKFVPLDEDQRMAEILLVSFLKIIEEGSHMVMLECPETVNTLLHEFFLWEPEAQNTSTEEAVNE